A window of the Catharus ustulatus isolate bCatUst1 unplaced genomic scaffold, bCatUst1.pri.v2 scaffold_148_arrow_ctg1, whole genome shotgun sequence genome harbors these coding sequences:
- the GPANK1 gene encoding G patch domain and ankyrin repeat-containing protein 1: MSLIEFRRGRDQAERWKDGQLQEEPPPPPPDPSPGAPDPGADARSFYESLIAEGSGAEPARSPRRGEAEEPPSSSAPLHFCRSCGTSFRDPPARHRRSTAHLLGLGARPAAPEPLHIPPSNPGYRLLLRAGWRGGGLGRGGRGRRLPVPTELRRDRAGLGWGPGPPARVTHFG; this comes from the exons ATGTCTCTAATCGAGTTCCGCCGGGGCAGGGACCAGGCCGAGCGCTGGAAGGAcgggcagctgcaggaggagccgcccccgccgccccccgacCCCTCCCCGGGCGCTCCCGACCCCGGGGCGGACGCGCGGAGCTTCTACGAGAGCCTGATCGCTGAGGGGAGCGGCGCGGAGCCCGCCCGGAGCCCCCGCAGAGGAGAAGCGGAGGAGCCGCCCAG ctcctctgcccctctccaCTTCTGCCGCAGCTGCGGGACCTCGTTCCGGGACCCCCCTGCGCGGCACCGCCGCTCCACCGCGcacctgctggggctgggggctcggCCCGCGGCCCCCGAGCCGCTGCACATCCCCCCGTCCAACCCGGGTTACCGCCTGCTGCTGCGGGCCGGATGGCGCGGCGGCGGCCTGggccggggcggccgcgggcggCGGCTGCCGGTACCCACCGAGCTCCGGAGGGaccgggccgggctgggctgggggccgggacccccggccCGCGTCACGCACTTCGGC